The following are from one region of the Natronosporangium hydrolyticum genome:
- a CDS encoding FtsK/SpoIIIE domain-containing protein, which translates to MPRPFVGVVRGDRVPDVPPMMLQRPVMVRTPVVRVPLWLMAIWWCLKTLTLAVVVAVRWWWISAPVLALAGLWWRLGWPGPVAALVAVAGGLVAWYSIDRASFDKWCWLRLLSRWRRFTYRRRWWSAMSTAGLVVRFNGRELLPEVKKVAARRGLDVLLVRMVTGQIPEDFAKVSERFAHTFGVVGVRVRPHRKPGLVYLTMVRRDPLAGVVPVLPVASTPDFRALPLGVREDGQTYELRLFGTQVLVAGATGAGKGSVIWSFVRSLAGGVASGQVRLWGFDPKGGMELGPGLPLFAKFACEDYAAMADLLDQAVTVARERAARLRGHTRQHTPTTDEPLIVLVVDELAALTAYLADRKLKERIRAALGLLLTQGRAVGVHVLAALQDPRKEVLPFRDLFPTRIGLRLAESSQVDLVLGDGMRDRGAVCDQIPQALPGVGFVVLDGDPTPVRVRFSFLADDDIRDMAGTYRPGGVIDGHTVPPRKPRPGPASGPGSGAGGRGSRENGWGLAA; encoded by the coding sequence ATGCCGCGTCCGTTTGTGGGGGTGGTGCGCGGGGACCGGGTTCCCGACGTGCCGCCGATGATGCTGCAACGTCCGGTGATGGTCCGTACCCCGGTGGTGCGGGTGCCGCTGTGGCTGATGGCGATCTGGTGGTGCCTCAAAACCTTGACCCTGGCCGTGGTCGTCGCGGTGCGCTGGTGGTGGATCTCCGCCCCGGTGCTGGCGCTGGCGGGGTTGTGGTGGCGCCTGGGCTGGCCGGGTCCGGTCGCTGCCCTGGTCGCGGTGGCCGGTGGGCTGGTGGCCTGGTACAGCATCGACCGGGCGTCGTTCGACAAGTGGTGCTGGCTGCGGCTACTGAGCCGGTGGCGCCGGTTTACCTACCGGCGGCGGTGGTGGTCGGCGATGTCCACTGCCGGGCTGGTGGTGCGGTTCAACGGCCGGGAGCTGCTGCCGGAGGTGAAGAAGGTCGCCGCGCGGCGTGGGTTGGATGTGCTGCTGGTGCGGATGGTCACCGGGCAGATCCCGGAAGACTTCGCCAAGGTTTCGGAGCGGTTCGCGCACACCTTCGGGGTGGTGGGGGTGCGGGTGCGTCCGCACCGCAAGCCCGGGTTGGTGTATCTGACGATGGTGCGGCGTGACCCGCTGGCCGGGGTGGTGCCAGTGTTGCCGGTCGCCTCGACCCCGGATTTTCGGGCGCTGCCGCTCGGGGTCCGCGAAGACGGGCAAACCTACGAGCTGCGCCTGTTCGGGACTCAGGTGCTGGTGGCCGGCGCGACCGGGGCGGGTAAAGGCTCGGTGATCTGGTCGTTCGTCCGCTCGCTCGCCGGCGGGGTCGCCTCCGGTCAGGTACGCCTGTGGGGGTTCGACCCGAAAGGCGGCATGGAACTCGGCCCCGGGCTGCCGCTGTTCGCCAAGTTCGCCTGCGAAGACTACGCGGCCATGGCCGACCTGCTCGACCAGGCGGTGACCGTGGCTCGGGAGCGGGCGGCCAGGTTGCGGGGGCACACCCGCCAGCACACCCCCACCACCGACGAGCCGTTGATCGTGCTGGTCGTCGACGAGCTAGCCGCGCTCACGGCGTACCTGGCTGATCGCAAGCTCAAAGAACGCATCCGGGCCGCGCTCGGGCTGCTGCTCACCCAGGGTCGGGCGGTCGGGGTACATGTCCTGGCGGCGTTGCAGGACCCGCGTAAAGAGGTGCTGCCGTTCCGGGACCTGTTCCCCACCCGGATCGGACTGCGGCTGGCCGAATCCTCCCAAGTAGACCTGGTGCTGGGCGACGGTATGCGCGACCGGGGCGCGGTCTGCGACCAGATCCCGCAAGCCCTACCCGGCGTCGGCTTTGTGGTGCTCGATGGTGACCCGACCCCGGTGCGGGTGCGGTTCTCCTTCCTGGCCGATGACGACATCCGCGACATGGCAGGCACCTATCGGCCCGGTGGCGTGATCGACGGGCACACCGTCCCGCCGCGCAAGCCTCGGCCTGGCCCAGCGTCCGGGCCTGGGTCTGGTGCCGGGGGGCGCGGTTCGCGTGAGAACGGTTGGGGGTTGGCGGCATGA
- a CDS encoding DUF2637 domain-containing protein: MSNQTRDWATLWTRVAARAAAVLVAAVAGAASFSHIASVAIGAGERTWVAYSLPIAIDGLIVVGAMALIEDGRLGRRPRMAARLAVITGVAATLAANVASAEPTVTARLVALAAPVAFLLSVEVVTRSGRPVSTPDDTKPVDQPQPAAAEPTPANTAVTSAASAETMAASKPATTGGKKRATTRRRPTAAQRVGKAVTDTPSASDAEIAARLGLSERTVQRHRPATLPDQPAPVEPQPVEPEPVTLFTSHNGSNGGASVPTLTREVTR, translated from the coding sequence ATGAGCAATCAGACACGTGACTGGGCGACGTTGTGGACTCGGGTGGCGGCCCGTGCGGCTGCGGTGCTGGTCGCCGCGGTGGCCGGGGCGGCGAGCTTCTCCCATATCGCCTCGGTAGCCATCGGCGCCGGTGAGCGGACCTGGGTGGCCTACAGTCTGCCGATCGCCATTGACGGGCTGATCGTGGTCGGGGCCATGGCGCTGATCGAAGACGGCCGGCTGGGTCGGCGGCCACGCATGGCGGCACGGCTGGCGGTTATCACCGGGGTAGCGGCGACGCTGGCGGCTAACGTCGCCTCGGCCGAGCCGACCGTGACCGCGCGGCTGGTGGCGCTGGCGGCGCCGGTGGCGTTCCTGCTCTCGGTCGAGGTGGTGACCCGTAGCGGTCGTCCCGTGTCGACACCTGACGACACGAAACCCGTCGACCAGCCGCAACCCGCTGCGGCCGAGCCGACTCCGGCAAACACTGCGGTCACCTCGGCGGCCTCGGCGGAGACGATGGCGGCCAGCAAGCCGGCGACCACCGGCGGCAAGAAGCGGGCTACGACCAGGCGGCGGCCCACCGCTGCGCAACGGGTCGGCAAGGCCGTGACGGACACACCTTCGGCCAGCGATGCCGAGATCGCTGCCCGGCTCGGCCTGTCGGAACGCACTGTGCAGCGCCACCGACCCGCGACCCTGCCCGACCAGCCAGCCCCGGTCGAGCCGCAGCCGGTCGAGCCGGAGCCGGTGACCCTGTTCACCAGCCACAACGGCAGCAACGGTGGCGCCTCGGTGCCGACGCTGACTCGGGAGGTGACCCGATGA
- a CDS encoding replication initiator yields MSTQQQTLPGLAPASPEAGTGEPCSAPRPGSRAARLRLPRTVDVLKELAAEHGVCARPVSLRRTDLETGTTELVDLPCGATREDKCKPCATRARRLRQQQIREGWHRAEEPLPLPDRPTDEQQGLVVLRAHLEFERAQMMLRPSDPDTRAAELADVDAAIAELDEEISAAGLRGQAAPSHRQPDDPDTGGERRVRSTRRRQDAPDLPRRPVQPRTVGREYQAPDGKTYRPSLFLTLTLPSYGRVLGDGTPADPNSYDYRAAAWDAVHFPRLLDRFWQNLRRAVGWNVQYAGSVEPQRRLAPHAHFAIRGTISRALLRQVAAATYHQVWWPPVDGLRYRPDHLPVWDEHTGGYVDPDTGRPLQTWGEALDQVDNDPDAQPVHVARFGVQVHAQGVTAGSADSDRCVRYITKYLTKQAADCHAATTDRQRAHLERFHAQLRVTPCSPRCANWLLYGIQPDRAHAKLAPGRCRGRVHQRATLGLGGRRVLVSRQWSGKTLKDHRADNRAWVRALLGLSTDDQADDTGGGTRATRYAWELARPGDPDLPPIGQRLLRAVSERIQQRVQLDQARREANAPPGDRVSSS; encoded by the coding sequence GTGAGTACGCAACAGCAGACACTACCGGGACTCGCTCCGGCATCACCGGAGGCGGGCACCGGGGAACCGTGCTCGGCGCCTCGGCCGGGATCGCGGGCGGCCCGTCTCCGACTACCCCGCACAGTAGACGTGTTGAAAGAACTGGCGGCCGAGCACGGGGTGTGCGCACGGCCGGTGAGCCTGCGCCGTACCGACCTGGAAACCGGTACGACCGAGCTGGTTGACCTGCCCTGCGGTGCCACCCGCGAAGACAAGTGCAAACCCTGCGCAACGCGTGCCCGGCGGCTGCGGCAACAGCAGATCCGCGAAGGCTGGCACCGGGCCGAGGAGCCGCTACCCCTCCCGGATCGGCCTACCGACGAGCAGCAGGGGTTGGTGGTGCTGCGGGCGCACCTGGAGTTCGAGCGGGCGCAGATGATGCTGCGGCCCAGCGACCCGGACACGCGGGCGGCGGAGCTGGCTGACGTTGATGCGGCTATCGCCGAACTGGATGAGGAGATCTCGGCGGCCGGGTTGCGTGGTCAGGCGGCACCCTCCCACCGGCAACCCGACGACCCGGACACCGGCGGGGAACGTCGGGTGCGTTCCACCCGGCGGCGGCAGGACGCGCCCGACCTACCTCGGCGACCCGTCCAGCCGCGCACCGTAGGCCGGGAGTATCAGGCGCCCGATGGCAAGACCTACCGGCCGTCGCTGTTTCTCACCCTCACCCTGCCCTCGTACGGGCGGGTCCTCGGTGACGGCACACCGGCCGACCCGAACAGCTACGACTACCGGGCGGCGGCGTGGGATGCGGTCCACTTCCCTCGGCTGCTCGACCGGTTCTGGCAGAACCTGCGCCGCGCGGTCGGTTGGAACGTCCAATACGCCGGGAGCGTGGAACCGCAACGGCGGCTCGCTCCCCATGCACACTTCGCGATCCGGGGCACCATCTCCCGGGCGCTGCTGCGGCAGGTCGCGGCCGCCACCTACCACCAGGTGTGGTGGCCGCCCGTCGACGGGCTGCGATACCGCCCCGACCACCTACCGGTCTGGGACGAGCACACCGGCGGATACGTCGACCCGGACACCGGGCGCCCGTTGCAAACCTGGGGTGAGGCGCTGGACCAGGTCGACAACGACCCGGACGCGCAGCCGGTGCATGTGGCCCGGTTCGGGGTCCAGGTCCATGCCCAGGGCGTCACCGCCGGCTCGGCCGACTCCGACCGCTGCGTCCGCTACATCACCAAGTACCTGACCAAACAAGCCGCCGACTGCCACGCCGCGACCACTGATCGGCAGCGGGCGCATCTGGAACGGTTCCACGCACAGTTACGGGTGACCCCGTGCTCGCCGCGGTGCGCGAACTGGCTGCTCTACGGCATCCAACCGGACCGGGCACACGCGAAGCTCGCCCCGGGTCGCTGTCGGGGACGGGTCCACCAACGGGCCACCCTCGGCCTCGGCGGCCGGCGGGTGCTCGTGTCTCGGCAGTGGTCCGGCAAGACCTTGAAGGATCACCGGGCCGACAACCGGGCCTGGGTCCGGGCGCTGCTCGGCCTGTCCACCGACGACCAGGCCGACGACACCGGCGGCGGCACGCGGGCGACCCGCTATGCCTGGGAGCTCGCCCGACCTGGCGACCCTGACTTACCGCCGATCGGTCAACGGCTACTCCGCGCGGTCTCTGAACGTATCCAGCAACGCGTCCAGCTCGACCAGGCAAGACGGGAGGCCAACGCCCCGCCCGGTGACCGAGTCTCCTCCTCCTGA
- a CDS encoding helix-turn-helix transcriptional regulator: MPTTTLEPLWTVEDVATYLGVPVATLYQWRYRRTGPRARRIGRHLRYDPADIRAWLDQQGD; this comes from the coding sequence ATGCCTACGACAACTCTGGAACCGCTGTGGACAGTCGAGGACGTCGCCACCTACCTCGGGGTGCCGGTGGCCACCCTCTACCAGTGGCGATACCGGCGCACCGGTCCGCGTGCCCGGCGGATCGGCCGACACCTCCGTTACGACCCGGCCGACATCCGGGCCTGGCTCGACCAGCAGGGAGACTGA
- a CDS encoding tyrosine-type recombinase/integrase has translation MPVDDLWYLKKPGPDGKRRPSKRHGQGKRWRVRFEDATGKPSTRFFDRKTDAEEWDRRPRVSEAEQPVVSGPRTTFRAYTERWQTSRQIGQALDYRRHIDARLRHHLYPYFADRPIMAITVTDVLEWITHLMAKNVAQSSIRTYFDLLNMILNAALVDRVVLENPCKAIRLSAILRGVSRAPKWVPTTEDVRALFAVVPDEYRAAVWLGAGAGLRLGEVLGFEDGTRCLDRDLQEVRVVQQLRFHRAEFGGFYLAPPKSGSVGSVDLDDDVAAVLGEHVRKYPPVTVELPDITAGTPDPGKAPKLRAVPLLFTDAQGRPVHDQRWSDIWGRWRRQAGWPAEGTFHSLRHYFATMLITAGADPTDVQRALRHSSLRITLETYVHWWPRKQRRRNIIGSQLRPTTSPVETQDQS, from the coding sequence ATGCCCGTCGATGACCTCTGGTACCTCAAGAAGCCTGGCCCGGACGGCAAGCGCCGCCCCTCGAAGCGTCACGGCCAGGGCAAGCGCTGGCGAGTCCGGTTCGAGGATGCTACGGGCAAGCCCTCGACGCGATTCTTCGACCGCAAGACCGACGCTGAGGAGTGGGATAGGAGGCCCCGCGTCAGCGAAGCTGAGCAGCCAGTAGTTAGCGGGCCGAGGACAACCTTCCGGGCCTACACCGAGCGTTGGCAGACATCTCGGCAGATCGGGCAAGCGCTCGATTATCGGCGTCATATCGATGCCCGGCTACGGCATCACCTGTACCCGTACTTCGCCGACCGGCCGATCATGGCGATCACCGTTACGGATGTGCTCGAATGGATCACTCACCTAATGGCGAAGAACGTCGCGCAGTCATCGATTCGCACCTACTTCGACCTACTCAACATGATCTTGAACGCGGCGCTCGTTGACCGGGTGGTACTGGAGAACCCGTGTAAAGCCATCCGGCTTTCGGCAATCCTGCGTGGCGTCTCCCGGGCACCGAAGTGGGTGCCCACCACCGAGGACGTGCGCGCGCTGTTCGCGGTGGTTCCCGATGAGTATCGGGCAGCGGTATGGCTGGGCGCGGGAGCAGGGCTACGCCTCGGCGAGGTGCTCGGTTTCGAGGACGGAACTCGCTGCCTCGACCGCGACCTTCAGGAAGTGCGGGTGGTCCAACAGCTTCGCTTTCACCGGGCAGAGTTCGGCGGCTTCTACCTCGCCCCACCGAAGTCCGGTTCCGTGGGCTCGGTCGACCTGGACGACGATGTTGCGGCGGTGCTGGGAGAGCATGTCCGGAAGTACCCGCCGGTCACGGTGGAACTGCCAGACATCACCGCCGGCACCCCCGACCCGGGAAAGGCGCCGAAGCTCCGCGCGGTTCCGCTGCTGTTCACCGATGCGCAGGGACGTCCGGTCCATGATCAGCGCTGGTCGGACATCTGGGGACGGTGGCGGCGGCAAGCGGGCTGGCCAGCGGAGGGCACCTTTCATTCGCTGCGCCACTACTTCGCCACCATGCTCATCACCGCCGGCGCCGACCCCACCGACGTACAGCGGGCGCTGCGCCACTCCAGCCTGCGGATAACCCTTGAAACCTATGTGCACTGGTGGCCGCGAAAGCAGCGGCGGCGCAACATCATCGGTAGCCAGCTCCGCCCAACGACATCGCCGGTTGAGACTCAAGATCAAAGCTGA
- a CDS encoding DUF2630 family protein, which translates to MRDESVLGRIDELVDEEHRLRSQLAAGVISSAEEQARLRTVAEQLDQCWDLLRRRRAARSEGQPDDVVEPRPVEEVERYLQ; encoded by the coding sequence ATGAGGGACGAATCGGTGTTGGGCCGGATCGACGAGCTGGTGGATGAGGAACACCGGCTGCGTAGCCAGCTGGCGGCTGGCGTGATCAGTAGCGCCGAGGAGCAGGCGCGGCTGCGCACCGTGGCGGAGCAGCTCGACCAGTGTTGGGATCTGCTTCGCCGCCGGCGGGCCGCCCGCAGCGAGGGCCAGCCCGACGACGTGGTTGAGCCCCGGCCCGTCGAGGAGGTCGAGCGCTACCTGCAGTGA
- a CDS encoding GNAT family N-acetyltransferase, translating into MALGALTRPGWPAILADGPVVLRPYRRRDAAQWSAVRCANQAWLAPWEPAGYGPWVELNSPAAYRLFYRDMRHSIRDGSAMPFAIVLREGGGERYVGHISLGNIARRAFGSGYAGYWVDSAVAGRGIMPTALALLVDHAFGPAGLHRVEVNVRPENRASRRVVEKLGFREEAYHPRYMLIDGAWRDHIGYALTSEDVAAEGGLLARWHRRGGGAG; encoded by the coding sequence ATGGCCCTCGGGGCCCTGACCCGACCGGGTTGGCCGGCGATCCTCGCCGACGGGCCGGTCGTCCTGCGCCCCTACCGGCGCCGCGACGCCGCGCAGTGGTCGGCGGTGCGGTGCGCCAACCAGGCGTGGCTCGCCCCCTGGGAACCTGCCGGCTACGGGCCGTGGGTCGAGCTGAACTCACCGGCCGCGTACCGGCTCTTCTACCGGGACATGCGCCACTCCATCCGCGACGGCAGCGCCATGCCGTTCGCGATCGTGCTCCGCGAAGGTGGCGGCGAGCGCTACGTCGGCCACATCAGCCTCGGCAACATCGCCCGCCGCGCCTTCGGGTCGGGCTACGCCGGCTACTGGGTGGATTCGGCGGTGGCCGGGCGCGGCATCATGCCGACCGCGCTCGCGCTGCTGGTGGACCACGCCTTCGGCCCGGCCGGGCTGCACCGGGTCGAGGTGAACGTCCGGCCGGAGAACCGGGCCAGCCGCCGGGTGGTGGAGAAGCTGGGTTTCCGGGAAGAGGCATACCACCCCCGGTACATGCTCATCGACGGCGCTTGGAGAGACCACATCGGATATGCCCTGACCAGCGAGGACGTAGCGGCCGAAGGTGGCCTGCTGGCGCGCTGGCACCGCCGCGGCGGTGGCGCCGGCTAA
- the glp gene encoding gephyrin-like molybdotransferase Glp: MTTTVDAGAATARTSLADYLSSVLRRLPPLPPLDLDLTQAYGHVLAQDVPAPHQAPSFDYAAIDGYAVSADDLLGVARMTRLSVIGDLTAASWRPVRLTPGTCFSVAAGAPLPGGADTVVPADWTDQGMAAVEIHRPPKRGHGVRRAGDEIGAGTVLARAGVVVTPALLAVFAATGIAHVVVRPSPRVVVAATGDELVDLGRVSQPGQVVDVSSHALAAAASEAGAYVYRLGICDDDPEGLRGLLEDQSNRADLIITTGGTGVGPGDMVRRVLARRDGVRAGSVAFTELAVYPCSMLGFGTVGVEEVPIICLPGDPGAAMIGFEMLVRPAVQLLSGAQPVFRPSVRGHLLTAVQSPLGMREFRPAQVSERRGGGYTVQPLAGGPYTLSGLAASNALMVLGERIGSAPAGSTVDVMLLDRRR, encoded by the coding sequence ATGACCACCACGGTCGACGCGGGGGCGGCGACCGCGCGGACGTCGCTCGCGGACTACCTGAGCAGCGTGCTGCGCAGGTTGCCACCGCTGCCCCCGCTCGACCTCGACCTCACCCAGGCGTACGGGCATGTGCTGGCCCAGGATGTGCCGGCGCCGCACCAGGCGCCCTCGTTCGACTACGCCGCTATCGACGGGTATGCAGTCAGCGCTGACGACCTGCTCGGGGTGGCGCGCATGACCCGGCTCTCGGTGATCGGCGACCTCACCGCCGCCAGCTGGCGACCGGTCCGGTTGACGCCGGGTACGTGTTTCTCGGTGGCGGCCGGCGCCCCGCTGCCCGGCGGCGCCGACACCGTCGTCCCCGCCGACTGGACCGACCAGGGGATGGCGGCGGTGGAGATCCACCGGCCGCCGAAGCGGGGTCACGGCGTGCGCCGCGCCGGCGATGAGATCGGCGCGGGGACGGTGCTGGCGCGGGCCGGGGTGGTGGTGACGCCGGCGCTGTTGGCGGTCTTCGCCGCCACCGGCATCGCCCACGTGGTGGTCCGACCCAGCCCCCGGGTGGTGGTCGCGGCCACCGGCGACGAGCTGGTCGACCTGGGCCGGGTCAGCCAGCCGGGGCAGGTGGTCGACGTCAGCTCGCACGCGCTCGCCGCGGCGGCCAGCGAGGCCGGCGCCTACGTCTACCGGCTCGGGATCTGCGACGACGACCCGGAAGGGCTGCGCGGTCTGCTGGAAGACCAGAGCAACCGGGCCGATCTGATCATCACCACCGGTGGCACCGGCGTCGGTCCGGGAGACATGGTCCGACGAGTGCTGGCCCGCCGGGACGGCGTACGGGCCGGGTCGGTCGCCTTCACCGAACTGGCGGTCTACCCGTGCTCGATGCTCGGGTTCGGCACCGTCGGGGTGGAGGAGGTGCCGATCATCTGCCTGCCGGGCGACCCGGGCGCGGCGATGATCGGCTTCGAGATGCTGGTGCGACCGGCGGTCCAGCTGCTCTCCGGCGCTCAACCGGTGTTTCGGCCGAGCGTACGTGGGCACTTGTTGACGGCGGTGCAGTCCCCGTTGGGGATGCGGGAGTTCCGGCCGGCGCAGGTCTCGGAACGTCGTGGCGGCGGCTACACGGTGCAGCCGTTGGCGGGCGGTCCTTACACTCTGTCTGGGCTGGCCGCCAGCAACGCGTTGATGGTGCTCGGGGAGCGGATCGGCAGCGCGCCAGCTGGATCTACAGTGGATGTCATGTTGCTCGACAGAAGACGGTGA
- a CDS encoding UTP--glucose-1-phosphate uridylyltransferase, whose translation MSQDPHADRRERRNPSVTARAECAVIPAAGFATRFLPVTKSIPKELLPVVDRPVLQYIVEEAAQAGIGDVLLITGRGKTSMVDYFDRRPELEDILAAKGDEKRLAAVRKPAELAEIFTVRQPEMRGLGHAVGCARAHVGDRPFAVLLGDEFFAPPVLPEMLDLQARTGGIVLALVEVPDEQVSRYGIGAVAPADPDLGDPEQVVAVTGLVEKPAPADAPSNLALAGRYVLPSSIFEAIDQTGPGSGGEIQLTDAMARLLAEGTPVHAVVFRGVRYDTGAPLGYLQAVVQHACQNEELGPEFRQWLTTLVAEFGELGVGGRTG comes from the coding sequence ATGTCCCAAGACCCTCACGCCGACCGGCGCGAACGCCGAAATCCCAGCGTAACGGCGCGTGCTGAATGCGCGGTGATACCGGCGGCCGGCTTCGCCACCCGCTTCCTGCCCGTCACCAAGTCCATCCCGAAAGAGTTGCTCCCGGTGGTGGATCGGCCAGTGCTGCAGTACATCGTCGAGGAGGCCGCGCAGGCCGGTATCGGCGACGTGCTGCTCATCACCGGGCGCGGCAAGACATCCATGGTCGACTACTTCGACCGCCGCCCCGAACTGGAAGACATCTTAGCCGCGAAGGGCGACGAGAAGCGGCTGGCGGCGGTGCGCAAGCCGGCCGAGCTCGCGGAGATCTTCACGGTGCGACAACCGGAGATGCGCGGCCTCGGCCACGCGGTCGGGTGCGCCCGTGCCCACGTCGGCGACCGGCCGTTCGCGGTGCTGCTCGGCGACGAGTTCTTCGCCCCGCCGGTGCTGCCGGAGATGCTCGACCTGCAGGCCCGCACCGGCGGCATCGTGCTGGCGCTGGTCGAGGTCCCCGACGAGCAGGTCAGCCGGTACGGCATCGGTGCGGTGGCGCCGGCCGACCCGGATCTGGGCGACCCGGAGCAGGTGGTGGCGGTGACCGGCCTGGTGGAGAAGCCGGCGCCGGCCGACGCCCCCAGCAACCTCGCGCTCGCCGGCCGGTACGTCCTGCCCAGCAGCATCTTCGAGGCGATCGACCAGACCGGCCCCGGCTCCGGCGGCGAGATCCAGCTCACCGACGCGATGGCCCGGCTGCTAGCCGAGGGCACTCCGGTGCACGCGGTGGTGTTCCGCGGGGTCCGCTACGACACCGGGGCGCCGCTGGGTTACCTGCAGGCGGTCGTGCAGCACGCCTGCCAAAATGAGGAGCTGGGGCCGGAGTTCCGGCAGTGGCTGACCACTCTGGTCGCCGAGTTCGGCGAACTCGGTGTCGGGGGGCGTACTGGATGA